The genome window CCACCATGTCCGGTAGTCGGACGAATCCGTTCCGTACCCGAGAGCGGTGATGTAGTTGCCGAGCGCGTCATACCAGACGTAAACCACCTGATCCTGATCGCCCGGCACCGGAATGCCCCAGCCGCGTGCCCGTTCTGCGGAACGAGACACGCTGATGTCCTCGAGTCCGGCCTGAATGAAGGACGCTACCTCGTTGCGCCGCACCTCCGGTTCGATCCGCAGTCGGCCGCTACCGATCGCCTCGAGCAATTCGTCCTCGTGACGGCTCAACCGGAAGAACCAGTTACGTTCGGCCACTCGATCGACCGCCGTGTCGTGTTCAGGACAGGCGCCGTCGATGAGTTCGCCATCTGCATAGAACTGCTCGCAACCAACGCAGTAGAGGCCCTCGTAACTGCGCGTGTACAGATCCCCCGATTCGGCACACGCGTTCCAGAGCCGCTCGACACCGCTGCGGTGGCGAAGGTCGGTGCTCGTACGAATGTAATCATCGAGCGACAGCGCCAACGGTCGACGCAATGACTCGAACTCGTCCGCTCTCGTCTGGACATACCGCTCGACAGAGACGCCGGCGGCCTCCGCCGCGAGCACGTTCTTCAGGGCATTGTCATCGGTCCCTGACAGGAATCGCACCTCGTCGCCGGCTTGCCTGCGATGACGGGCGAGTACATCCGCTTGAACCAACTCGAGCGCGTGCCCGAGATGCGGTGACGCGTTCACATAGGGAATCGCGGTCGTTATGTAGAAGCGATTCGTCATGGTCCCCTCCTCACCCCCGCTACGGAGACCACCTTCACCATCGGGCCCCGTGAACAGGGTCCTCAGCGGATCTCACACGCGCCGAACAACCCCACGATGGGGATACATCATCAAGCGCCGCAAAGCTCCACCGTTCATGTCGTTCACACTACCTCCCGGGGAACAGCGAGGACTCCCAATACTCATGACGATGGGGTCCAAGCGTCGGCGCAAGCGATCCAGCACTCACGTGCCGCTCGAAGCCAACAGGGACCGGTCACCGGGTTGCACCGTGCTCACCCAGAGCCCGAAGGCAATGAAGACCCCGCCAACGAGGTGGTACACATGGATCGTCTCGCCGAGAAAGAGCACGGCCAGCGTCGCAGAGAACAGTGGCATCAGATTCAGATATGGGCCGGCCTTCGTGGGTCCGATCATCACCACGCCCCGGTTCCACGCGAGATAGGCGGTGACCGAAGCGAACAGTCCGACGTAGAGGATCGTCGCGATGTGGGGCATGGTCGGCGCGAATCCGCCCACGGTTGCCAGCTCCCACAGGTACAGGGGGAGCAGCAACAATGTGCCCACCGCCGCCACGGCTGTCAGCAGCACCACCGGAGGTACATTCGGTCGTCGACGAAGTCCAACGGAGTAGACGGCCCACGCCACGACCGCACCGAGAATGAGCAGGTCGCCAACGGCGAAGCGCAGCCCTCCGAGCGCCCCGAAGTCGCCGCGAGTGAGCACGACGATCACACCGAGCATCGTCGCCACGATGCCGACGCCCTCCCGAGCAGTGATGTGCTCCCGAAAGGCCACGTAGACGACGAGTGGAATCACGACCGGTGAGGTGGCCACGATCAGGCTCGCGTTGACGGCTGTCGTCGTGTGCAGCCCCGTGTACACGAGAGTGTGGAAGAGCAGCACACCGGTGAACGACGATATCGCGAGCCAACCGAGATGGCGCCGTAGCTCGGGGATCGATTGCCGGACGGCCGGCCCGGAGATGATCACCAGCACGACGAGGGCGGTGAGCCAGCGGTAGAAACTCAGCGACAGCGGGGGGATCCCGGCAGAGACCGCCCTTCCCACCACGAAGTTACCTCCCCACAGCAGCGCAGAAAGGATGAGGAGAACAGGAGCCGGGACTCGATGCACGAGTATCGATCCTACCGGGTGACAGTCAAGAGCATCCTTTGACCCTCACGCTGCCTGATGCTCCGGCGTGTGCGATGTAACCGGCACGGTGTGGAGTGACAGACGCAGCCGCCGGATCCCGTCGCTTCCACATCGGCCGATGGTTCTCTCGCGTTCACGCTCGATCAGCGTGCCGATGCCTCGCCAGACAACGGCGGGTCCGATCCCAGGGCCAGGCAGGAACTGCACATCCCTCTGTAGATCACCTGGGCTTCGTCGACGACGCCCACGCCTTCATCCGGCGTCATGCATGGTTTGGTCCCTTTGGCGCAGGGGACATCGATGATCGAGCCACAGTTCCGGCACACGAGGTGGTGATGCCACTCGGTTGCGATCTCGTAGCGCGTCGACCCGGGTCCGGCATCGGCCACCATGACCAGCTCGGCGGCCGTCAGGTCGGCCAGCACGTTGAAGATCGATGCCCGAGAAACGGTGATGCCGCGTTCTTTCAGTCCTCTCGCCACGTCCTCGGTCGTTCGGTGTCCTCCAAGCGCTGCCAGCGTCTCGAGCACACCGAGGCGGGCCCGAGTCACCCTCAGGCCCGCCGAGCGCAATCTTTCGTGCGCGTCGATCGGTTCCGTCATTTGAGGTGAGCGCGGAGCATCCACAACTGCTCCTCGAGCCCTTCGATGATCCCCTGGAGAAGCGCATCGCTGATGACGTCGAGATCGGCGACTGCTTGCTGGTGGTCACGCGCCGTCCGGGCGGCCGCCTCCACCCGCTCCGCAACCAGGCGAATGGCGTCTCTGTCGGCCAGCCAGGCGAGTGGGAACTCGCCACCCGCATCGTCATTGCCAACGTCCTGGGCGCGGCCCTTTGGAATGACGCCGAGGGTGACGATCCGCTCCGCGACACTGTCACTCCAGAGACGCCAGGCATCGACCAGCACATCGAGGCGCTCGTGAACCGACTGGAAACGCTCACCAACGACGGTCCAGTGGGCTTGCTTGCCCAGCAGATGGAGATCGATCAGGTCGACCAACGTAGGTTGCAGGGCATCGGCCACCTTGGCAGCGGTCTCTTCAGGAAGCACAGTCCAACTCATAACAATCCTCCTCAAACTGTATCTTTTTGACTGAGTCTAAGATAGCACATGAATTGGACAGAGTCGAATGTAGGGATTCAAGCCCCTCTCGCTCCGTTCATGCATTCGGTAACGGTCGCGGATGCGCAACGATCAGGGCCCAGATGAGCAGAACACCGGATCAGTCGCATCCAGCAAACGGTCGGCGCGGCAGTCCTTCGCAGTCGGGCTCCGTGACCGGACGCAGCACCGAGCTGATACTCACGTCGTCGCATGCCGGGCAGAGCGAGCGTTCCAGACCCGGTCAGATGGCCTGGACGATCCGCGCGTGAACGCGGGCCGGTATCTTCAGCCTTCGACCTGCCCCACGTCGAAGATCCGCACTGTCATCGTCCATGTGTGGGCGCCATCGACGAGGGTGTAACCGGTCAGATCGCCGCCCGGCTCGAATGCGATCGTCGCATTGGTCAGGGCCCCCGCTGCCGATGCGTCCGACAGGCCGCTTCCTTGCAGCACCGCAACCTTGAGCGTGCCGCTCACCTCACCATCCCCGGTGATCGTCGCCCCTTCGAGATCGCGCAGAAGAAGCAGCGACGGGGCATCCGCCGCCTCTTCAAGAGGAAGCTCGGTCGTCCCTGTGGGAGTGGTGATCGTGGCTACGCCATCTTTGACGGTGGTCGTCATCTCCTGGCCGCCTGACCTGGTCACCAGTTCGCGATCGGCGCCGTTCACCCATCCGGACAGATCCACCGAGACCACACCGGACTGCGTCTGCGCCTGGACGGTCGCTTCGAAACGGTATGCCGAGACGGCAAGTGTCCTGTCGAGCGCAGCGAGATACGGTGCGAGTTCCGACGAAGCAGCCGTCGTCGGAGTCGTCGGAGCCGGCGCAGTTACGGTCGGCTGTGTCGATGGGGCCGGCGATGCCGGCGCCTGTGCAACCGGTCCACGACAAGCCGCCATCACGACCGCTGCCATGGCCAAGAACGCGATCCTTCGGTGCATTTGGTTTCTCCTACCTCTCCGATTCGGGAAGTTCCAACTCGTCGCCGTCGCTCGAGGCGCCGGCCTCAGATCCTTCGTTGCCGGTGTCCTCGCCGCTGACGACATCGGTCGGCTCCTCATCTTCCGTCAGCTCCGAGACGGTCGTCTCGTCCTCCTCCGGAGCCGAGATCGAAGACGGAGAACTGGGCTCCACGGCATCTGGCGCTTCCGCAGATTCGGTGGCACTCTCCTCGGAGCCCTCGGCCTGCTCGGCATCCGACGCTCCCGCAGGCTCGGTGGCACTCTCCTCGGAGCCCTCGGCCTGCTCGGCATCCGACGCTCCCGCAGGCTCGGTGGCACTCTCCTCGGAAGGCTCGACAGATGACCCTGTCGGACCCTCTGCTTCCTCCCCGACAGGTTCCGCCAGGTTCGGCTCGACTTCCTTCTGCAGGGCTTCCAGCGTCGCAGAGAGCGCGCCACCGTCTGGAGCGGCCGCTACCGCTTCGGCGGCTTCTTGAAGTGCGCGAGCGACTTCGGACGAATCGTCGCCTCTGGCCATCAAACCGGACACCTCGTCGAGACGGTGACGGGCCGGAATCGACGGATCAAACACCGCCTGGACCCGCTCGACGACCCGCTTGGCCGGATAGAGCGAGTCGCCGGGAAGCGACCCTTGCGCCGCGAACGCCACACCGGCGGGTCCCAACGTCATCGTGGCAATCAACAGGCCGGTGATCCTGCGCCGAAGCGCCATCGACCACCGGGAGCGAGCCACCGGGAGCACAACCGGGGCAGACTCGACGGCTGCGGAGATCGCGTTCAGGTGGCCGGCGCGCGCCTCTTCCGAGATCTCGAACTTCGTCCAGTCCTCGAGCATCTGTGTCAACTGCTGCCGCTTCATGGTTCTCATTTGTGCGCCCTCCCAAACGCAGGCTCGCCCTTCACAGGTCCAGACGCCGCGGAACCGTCGGATTCGACTGCTGAGAGTGCCCTGCGCAAAGAAGCTTCGGCACGAGCGATCATCGCGTAGACGGCCGCTCTGTTGGAACCGACGACTTGGGCCACTTCGGCACCCGACATCCCCACTACATGGCGCAGCAACATGACGGTTCGCTGGTGGGGAGTGAGCGCCGAGAACGCCGCTTCGAGATTCGAATCGAACCCCAGGTCGACCGGATCTGCTCCCTGAGACTCTGGTTCGGGGACCTCGTCCATGAGCTGTTCGGGTCGCCTGGACCGACGGCGGATCTCATCCAGACACGTGAACCTGACACTTCGATACAGCCAGGCCCGAACGGAACGACCGTCTCCCACCAGATCGGGCGCCGCCTTGACGAACTCGAGAAACGCCTGTTGGACGGCGTCCTCCGCTGCAGAACGGTCACGGAGCATCCCGAACGCAAATCTGCCAAGCGGATTGGCGAGAGCTTCGTACAGCCGCCTGAACGCGACAGAATCCCGCCTGCGAAGAGCGGGAACGAGCGCATCGAGGTCCTTCTCGGCTGCCGGCATCACCCTTGTCGATTCCGGTGGGAGGCGTCGCGTCCGGACGCCTCCCACCTCTTGGTCTCTTGGTCTAGCTACTTGTGCTCGCGGTCACGGTTGTGGTCGCGCCTTCATCGGATCCTTCGTCCGAACTCGCGTCGGTTTCCGAGTCTGATTCCTCATGATCAGAGTCCTGACCATCGGCCGAGACCTCGTCAGACTCCTGACCATCGGCCGAGACCTCGTCAGACTCCTGACCATCGGCCGAGACCTCGTCAGACTCCCGACCATCGGCCGACATCTCCTCGGACTCCCGACTGTCAGCCGAGATCTCCTCGTCGGAAGACGCATCGGCTTCGGAGCTCGAGATGCAGGCTTCGACTCTTCCGTCCTCCACCTTGATCTCGATCGTGATCGAACCGTCGTCGGCGGTGAGTTTCAGGTGCCCATCGCTCGTTTGCAGCGTGAAGCCGTCCGGCTGATCCATTGACAGAGACCCGTCTGCGGCAACCGTGATCGTGAAGCTGAATGTGCCGACCGTCACGATGTGGTCACCAGGCTCCAGCCGGCCCAGATCGACCTTGACCTCACTATCGAAAGTTCCGTGTTCGACTTCGACTTCGACTTCGATCGACATGGTGTCCGAAGTGAGCACGAACTCGCCATCGTCACTCGTTGACACAACGAGATCTGTGAAACCCTCAGGTGCCGCCATGACCGTGACCGTGCTGCCGTCGACGTTCAGTGTCACGTCCCCCACACCGGGCACCGTCAAGGTGTAGTCGCCGTTTGCCAATGCCTCGTCGGCACTGGCAGCACTCACGATCCCGACCGTGGCCATCGCCAGAGCCGCCATCGTCAGAAGT of Gammaproteobacteria bacterium contains these proteins:
- a CDS encoding EamA family transporter, which codes for MHRVPAPVLLILSALLWGGNFVVGRAVSAGIPPLSLSFYRWLTALVVLVIISGPAVRQSIPELRRHLGWLAISSFTGVLLFHTLVYTGLHTTTAVNASLIVATSPVVIPLVVYVAFREHITAREGVGIVATMLGVIVVLTRGDFGALGGLRFAVGDLLILGAVVAWAVYSVGLRRRPNVPPVVLLTAVAAVGTLLLLPLYLWELATVGGFAPTMPHIATILYVGLFASVTAYLAWNRGVVMIGPTKAGPYLNLMPLFSATLAVLFLGETIHVYHLVGGVFIAFGLWVSTVQPGDRSLLASSGT
- a CDS encoding methionine--tRNA ligase; translation: MTNRFYITTAIPYVNASPHLGHALELVQADVLARHRRQAGDEVRFLSGTDDNALKNVLAAEAAGVSVERYVQTRADEFESLRRPLALSLDDYIRTSTDLRHRSGVERLWNACAESGDLYTRSYEGLYCVGCEQFYADGELIDGACPEHDTAVDRVAERNWFFRLSRHEDELLEAIGSGRLRIEPEVRRNEVASFIQAGLEDISVSRSAERARGWGIPVPGDQDQVVYVWYDALGNYITALGYGTDSSDYRTWWLESDERVHVIGKGILRFHAVYWPAFLLSAGEPLPTAIFVHDYLTVGGAKISKSAGPTVSPSDLVEVYGSDALRWWFAADVPRVGDADFTEQRLVDRVNQDLANGYGNLLSRITALLVK
- a CDS encoding transcriptional repressor, coding for MTEPIDAHERLRSAGLRVTRARLGVLETLAALGGHRTTEDVARGLKERGITVSRASIFNVLADLTAAELVMVADAGPGSTRYEIATEWHHHLVCRNCGSIIDVPCAKGTKPCMTPDEGVGVVDEAQVIYRGMCSSCLALGSDPPLSGEASAR
- a CDS encoding DNA starvation/stationary phase protection protein gives rise to the protein MSWTVLPEETAAKVADALQPTLVDLIDLHLLGKQAHWTVVGERFQSVHERLDVLVDAWRLWSDSVAERIVTLGVIPKGRAQDVGNDDAGGEFPLAWLADRDAIRLVAERVEAAARTARDHQQAVADLDVISDALLQGIIEGLEEQLWMLRAHLK
- a CDS encoding sigma-70 family RNA polymerase sigma factor, whose product is MPAAEKDLDALVPALRRRDSVAFRRLYEALANPLGRFAFGMLRDRSAAEDAVQQAFLEFVKAAPDLVGDGRSVRAWLYRSVRFTCLDEIRRRSRRPEQLMDEVPEPESQGADPVDLGFDSNLEAAFSALTPHQRTVMLLRHVVGMSGAEVAQVVGSNRAAVYAMIARAEASLRRALSAVESDGSAASGPVKGEPAFGRAHK